From Streptomyces griseorubiginosus, one genomic window encodes:
- the vanX gene encoding D-Ala-D-Ala dipeptidase VanX has product MESTTDDFFFVDDLASGIRWDAKYATWDNFTGKPVDGYLANRVVGTRALCAALERAQRKAASAGFGLLLWDGYRPQHAVDCFLRWSRQPEDGRTKARHYPRIGRAEMFERGYVAARSGHSRGGTVDLTLYDLATNELVPMGGDHDLMDPVSHHGAPGITPAETRNRRHLRSIMEACGFSAYEREWWHYTLDDEPYPDTYFDFPIA; this is encoded by the coding sequence ATGGAGTCGACGACGGACGACTTCTTCTTCGTGGACGACCTGGCATCCGGAATACGCTGGGACGCCAAGTACGCCACCTGGGACAACTTCACCGGCAAACCGGTGGACGGATACCTGGCCAATCGAGTCGTCGGTACGAGAGCCCTGTGCGCGGCCCTTGAACGGGCGCAACGGAAAGCCGCGTCAGCGGGGTTCGGCCTGCTGCTCTGGGACGGCTATCGCCCGCAGCACGCCGTCGACTGCTTTCTGCGCTGGTCGCGGCAGCCGGAGGACGGCCGCACGAAGGCGCGTCACTATCCCCGTATCGGCAGGGCCGAGATGTTCGAGCGGGGATATGTGGCCGCCAGGTCGGGGCACAGCCGGGGCGGCACCGTCGACCTCACGCTCTACGACCTGGCCACGAACGAGCTCGTCCCCATGGGCGGCGACCACGACCTGATGGACCCCGTCTCCCACCACGGCGCCCCAGGCATCACACCTGCCGAGACGCGGAACCGCCGGCACCTGCGGTCCATCATGGAGGCCTGCGGATTCAGCGCGTACGAGCGCGAGTGGTGGCACTACACGCTCGACGACGAACCGTATCCGGACACCTACTTCGACTTCCCCATCGCGTAG
- a CDS encoding D-isomer specific 2-hydroxyacid dehydrogenase family protein: MTHSETTRITVYGCGPDEAVLFRELAPGLGVRPVVTDAPLSEDNAELAAGGRCVSVGHKTVITRAALRALGRAGVTYISTRSIGCNHIDVEYADSIGVFVENVSYSPDSVADYTLMLMLMALRDAKATVRRTDLHDYRLSEVRGRELRDLTVGVIGTGRIGAAVMDRLRGFGCRVLAYDKRPVDRPGPRVEHVPLDELLHRSDLVTLHTPLNAATHHLLNRQRLARLKDGALIVNTARGGLIDTEALVQELESGRLGGAALDVVEGEEGVFYADCRDKPVESKALLRLQELPNALITPHTAYYTDHALRDTVRNSLTNCLTFESGNRHA; this comes from the coding sequence ATGACCCACAGCGAAACGACCCGCATCACCGTGTACGGGTGCGGCCCGGACGAAGCCGTATTGTTCCGCGAGTTGGCGCCCGGTCTCGGCGTACGGCCGGTCGTCACCGACGCACCGTTGTCCGAGGACAATGCGGAACTGGCCGCCGGCGGCCGCTGCGTCAGCGTAGGCCACAAGACCGTCATCACCCGTGCCGCACTGCGCGCACTCGGTCGAGCCGGCGTCACGTACATCTCCACACGGAGCATCGGCTGCAACCACATCGACGTGGAATACGCGGACAGCATCGGCGTCTTCGTGGAAAACGTCTCGTATTCGCCGGACAGCGTCGCCGACTACACGCTGATGCTCATGCTGATGGCGCTACGGGACGCGAAAGCCACCGTCCGCCGCACCGACCTGCATGATTACCGGCTGAGTGAGGTGCGCGGGAGGGAACTGCGCGATCTGACGGTCGGCGTGATCGGGACGGGACGTATAGGCGCGGCGGTCATGGACCGGCTCCGGGGGTTCGGCTGCCGCGTCCTGGCTTATGACAAGCGCCCCGTGGACCGTCCCGGCCCCCGTGTCGAGCACGTTCCGCTCGACGAACTCCTGCACCGGAGCGACCTGGTCACGCTGCACACGCCGCTCAACGCGGCCACGCACCACCTGCTGAACCGGCAGCGCCTGGCGCGGCTGAAGGACGGCGCGCTGATCGTCAACACCGCACGGGGCGGGCTCATCGACACCGAGGCGCTGGTCCAGGAGCTGGAGAGCGGCAGGCTGGGCGGCGCGGCGCTGGACGTCGTGGAGGGCGAGGAAGGCGTCTTCTACGCCGACTGCCGGGACAAACCCGTGGAAAGCAAAGCGCTGTTGCGGCTCCAGGAGCTGCCGAACGCGCTCATCACCCCGCACACCGCCTACTACACGGATCACGCCCTGCGCGACACCGTGCGGAACTCCCTCACCAACTGCCTGACTTTCGAAAGCGGGAATCGGCATGCCTAG
- the vanA-Sc gene encoding D-alanine--(R)-lactate ligase VanA-Sc yields the protein MPRLKVGVVFGGRSEEHPVSLKSAREVAQNLDPEKYEPLYIGITKSGSWRLCDGPDPGWENGDCRPVALSPDSDTHGLLVLEEGRYSTIRLDVVLPVLHGPFGEDGAMQGLLELSGIPYIGCDIQSSALCMDKSLAYVVARSAGISTPNFWTVTADETVDPTRLTYPVFVKPARSGSSFGVTKVSRREELRSAVETARRYDAKVLIEEAVVGSEIGCAVLGNESDLVVGEVDRIALSHGFFRIHQEDAPETGSDNSTAIVPADIPEESRLLVQETAKAVYRALGCRGLSRVDMFLKEDGEVVLNEVNTFPGMTSYSRYPRMMAAAGLPLSEVIDRTVSLALTGKTR from the coding sequence ATGCCTAGGCTCAAGGTCGGCGTCGTATTCGGAGGCCGTTCCGAGGAACACCCCGTCTCCCTCAAGTCCGCGCGCGAGGTGGCCCAAAACCTCGATCCCGAGAAATACGAGCCCCTCTACATCGGGATCACCAAGAGCGGTTCCTGGAGGCTCTGCGACGGGCCCGACCCGGGATGGGAGAACGGCGACTGTCGTCCCGTCGCGCTGTCGCCGGACAGCGACACACACGGGCTGCTCGTGCTGGAGGAGGGCCGCTACAGCACGATCCGCCTGGACGTGGTGCTGCCCGTCCTGCACGGCCCATTCGGCGAGGACGGTGCGATGCAGGGTCTGCTGGAACTCTCCGGCATCCCCTACATAGGCTGCGACATCCAGAGTTCCGCGCTGTGCATGGACAAATCCCTCGCCTATGTCGTCGCCAGAAGCGCGGGAATCTCCACACCGAATTTCTGGACCGTCACGGCGGACGAGACCGTCGACCCCACCCGGCTCACCTATCCGGTCTTCGTGAAGCCGGCCCGGTCGGGATCGTCCTTCGGCGTCACGAAAGTGTCCCGACGGGAGGAACTTCGCAGTGCGGTGGAGACGGCACGGCGGTACGACGCGAAAGTGCTGATCGAGGAGGCCGTCGTCGGCAGCGAGATCGGCTGCGCCGTTCTCGGGAACGAGTCCGATCTCGTCGTGGGCGAGGTGGACCGGATCGCCCTCTCCCACGGTTTCTTCAGGATCCATCAGGAAGACGCCCCCGAGACCGGTTCCGACAACTCCACGGCGATCGTTCCCGCCGACATACCGGAGGAGTCACGGCTCCTCGTCCAGGAGACGGCCAAGGCCGTGTACCGCGCCCTGGGATGCAGGGGCCTCTCGCGGGTGGACATGTTCCTCAAGGAGGACGGAGAAGTGGTCCTCAACGAGGTCAACACCTTTCCCGGCATGACCTCGTACAGCCGTTATCCGCGAATGATGGCGGCAGCGGGTCTGCCGCTCTCCGAGGTGATCGACCGGACGGTCTCCCTCGCTCTGACAGGCAAGACCCGATGA
- a CDS encoding UDP-N-acetylmuramoyl-tripeptide--D-alanyl-D-alanine ligase translates to MIPLGLGEIAEIVDGKLAGDNSVTVTAPAVLDSRRAEPGGLFVAFAGARADGHDYAEQAGRAGAVAVLGSRPTPLPTVVVEDVRGALQRLATHVVARLRDGLTVVGVTGSQGKTGTKDLLAAVLSAAGPTVATAGSLNNELGVPLTMLRARAATRFLVLEMGARHVGDIAELTGLVAPDIGVVLNVGMAHLGEFGSRAAIARTKGELVRGLTPGGTAVLNADDPRVAAMRALTCGPVSTFGRAAHADVRALDLTLDRHGRPSCTLRAGAASAHLTLPLVGAHQVLNASAAAAAALAAGVPLGRATAALATASLSPWRMERRGLACGATLLNDSYNANPDSTRAALDALAAVEGGRRIAVLGEMLELGDDSEAEHRAVGAYAAARADVVVVVGEAARPVADGAGGRAVVLAGNDAAVDWLRGSLRTGDVVLVKASRGAHLDEVASALA, encoded by the coding sequence GTGATCCCGCTCGGGCTCGGCGAGATCGCCGAAATCGTCGATGGAAAGCTCGCGGGTGACAACTCCGTGACCGTGACCGCGCCGGCCGTGCTCGACAGCCGGCGGGCTGAGCCGGGCGGCCTCTTCGTCGCTTTCGCCGGTGCGCGCGCCGACGGCCACGATTACGCGGAACAGGCGGGGCGGGCCGGTGCGGTGGCCGTGCTCGGCTCCCGGCCCACGCCACTGCCCACCGTCGTCGTGGAGGACGTACGGGGCGCGTTGCAGAGACTCGCCACCCACGTGGTGGCCCGGTTGCGTGACGGGCTGACCGTCGTCGGGGTGACCGGGTCGCAGGGCAAGACTGGCACCAAGGACCTGCTGGCGGCCGTGCTGTCGGCCGCAGGGCCGACGGTCGCCACGGCCGGCTCGCTCAACAACGAGCTCGGTGTGCCGCTCACCATGCTGCGGGCCCGGGCAGCCACCCGGTTCCTCGTCCTGGAGATGGGAGCCCGCCATGTCGGCGACATCGCCGAACTCACCGGCCTGGTCGCGCCGGACATCGGTGTCGTCTTGAACGTCGGCATGGCTCACCTCGGCGAGTTCGGGTCGCGCGCCGCCATCGCCAGGACCAAGGGCGAACTGGTGCGGGGGCTCACGCCCGGTGGCACCGCCGTCCTCAACGCCGACGATCCCCGGGTGGCCGCGATGCGCGCGCTCACCTGTGGTCCGGTGTCGACCTTCGGCCGGGCCGCCCACGCCGACGTACGGGCACTCGACCTGACCCTCGACCGGCACGGCCGGCCGTCCTGCACCCTGCGGGCCGGCGCCGCCTCCGCCCACCTCACGCTGCCCCTCGTCGGCGCCCACCAGGTGCTCAACGCGTCGGCGGCCGCGGCGGCGGCCCTCGCGGCCGGGGTGCCCCTCGGCCGGGCCACGGCTGCGCTGGCCACGGCCTCGCTGTCGCCGTGGCGGATGGAGCGGCGGGGCCTTGCTTGCGGGGCAACGCTGCTCAACGACTCCTACAACGCCAACCCCGACTCGACCCGGGCCGCGCTGGACGCGTTGGCAGCCGTCGAGGGCGGGCGCCGTATCGCCGTACTCGGCGAGATGCTCGAACTCGGCGACGACAGCGAGGCCGAGCACCGCGCGGTCGGGGCGTACGCCGCCGCCCGGGCCGACGTGGTGGTTGTCGTCGGCGAGGCGGCCCGGCCGGTCGCCGACGGTGCGGGAGGGCGGGCGGTGGTCCTCGCCGGCAACGACGCGGCCGTCGACTGGCTGCGCGGGTCCCTCAGGACCGGTGATGTGGTCCTGGTCAAGGCTTCCCGCGGGGCACACCTCGACGAAGTCGCCAGCGCGCTCGCGTAG
- a CDS encoding TetR/AcrR family transcriptional regulator, protein MLVRMTTNADAPQTRPRRRAPAGAAVLREDVTEAIRAAVFEELAAVGYARMSIEGIARRAGVGKTAVYRRWRSKLHLVLDVVSEIAVLGLPVPDTGSLQDDLRMLYEVTSRALRHPVASQILPDLQAEAARNPEIAEALQNALQKGQEGVASKIIVAAEQRGEIRPGLNDELALDLISGPLYWRSVVIRSPKLPKGYIAALAHATTEALKAL, encoded by the coding sequence ATGCTGGTCCGCATGACGACCAACGCCGACGCGCCGCAGACCCGTCCGCGCCGCCGTGCCCCGGCCGGAGCCGCCGTACTGCGCGAGGACGTGACGGAAGCCATTCGGGCAGCCGTCTTCGAGGAGCTCGCGGCCGTCGGGTACGCGCGGATGTCGATAGAGGGCATCGCGCGCCGCGCGGGCGTCGGCAAGACCGCGGTGTACCGCCGCTGGCGGTCCAAGCTGCACCTGGTCCTCGACGTCGTCTCGGAGATCGCGGTGCTGGGCCTGCCGGTGCCGGACACGGGCTCGCTCCAGGACGACCTGCGGATGCTGTACGAGGTGACGTCCCGGGCGCTGCGGCACCCCGTGGCCTCGCAGATCCTCCCGGACCTCCAGGCCGAGGCCGCCCGTAACCCCGAGATCGCCGAGGCTCTCCAGAACGCTCTGCAGAAGGGCCAGGAGGGCGTCGCCAGCAAGATCATCGTGGCGGCGGAGCAGCGCGGTGAGATCCGGCCCGGCCTCAACGACGAACTGGCCCTCGACCTGATCTCGGGCCCCCTGTACTGGCGTTCCGTCGTGATCCGCAGCCCGAAGCTGCCGAAGGGGTACATCGCGGCGCTGGCGCACGCGACGACGGAGGCGCTGAAGGCGCTCTGA